Proteins encoded within one genomic window of Guyparkeria hydrothermalis:
- a CDS encoding CocE/NonD family hydrolase: MKRIDTLPNPVREIELVWIPLSDGTQLAARLWLPEGAEAEPVPAILEYIPYRRRDNTRARDDVMHSYVAGHGYACVRVDLRGSGDSEGVLLDEYLQQELDDGVEVIRWIASQEWCSGSVGMIGISWGGFNGLQIAALRPPELKAVVTVASTDDRYGDDVHHMGGCLLGDNLSWASTMFAFNSLPPDPQMVGERWREMWFERLEGSGLWLEKWLRHQRRDAYWRHGSVCEDWDAIQCPVMAVSGWADGYTNSVFRLLAGLKVPRLGLVGPWSHKYPHQGVPGPAIGFLQECLRWWDKWLKGKETGIMDEPMLRAWMQEYMPPTTFYQERPGRWVGETSWPSSEIRSRRVVLAWPGLLEAEDAEVDEVPMSIQSPLSVGRFAGKWCSYAATPDLPHDQREEDGGALVFDTARLETPLEILGAPRLVLDLSVDQPVAMVAVRLSDVAPDDKATRVTYGLLNLTHRDSSEHPERLEPGRRYRVEVTLNHIGHVFPAGNRLRVSISTSYWPLAWPAPQPTRVTIHTGASELVLPERPRRDESDREITFAQPEGAPPTPTRRVEAGQHKWRVVRDLETDESTLEVINDDGTVYLEPVDLEMQRKALEWYSYRGYDYQSPRGETLWERGYRRGGWAVRTVTRTVLTATSTHFLLHAELDAYEGEHEEEKRVFSENWDYEIPRDLN; this comes from the coding sequence GTCTGGATTCCGCTGAGTGACGGCACGCAACTCGCCGCACGGCTATGGCTGCCGGAAGGTGCGGAGGCCGAGCCGGTGCCGGCCATCCTCGAGTACATCCCGTACCGACGCCGCGACAACACCCGGGCGCGCGACGACGTCATGCACTCCTACGTCGCCGGCCACGGCTACGCCTGTGTGCGCGTCGATCTGCGCGGCAGCGGCGATTCCGAGGGGGTCCTGCTCGACGAGTACCTGCAGCAGGAACTGGACGATGGCGTCGAGGTGATCCGCTGGATTGCCTCGCAGGAGTGGTGCAGCGGCTCGGTCGGCATGATCGGGATTTCCTGGGGCGGCTTCAACGGCCTGCAGATCGCCGCCCTGCGTCCGCCGGAGCTCAAGGCGGTGGTCACCGTCGCCTCCACCGACGATCGCTACGGTGACGACGTGCACCACATGGGCGGTTGCCTGCTGGGGGACAACCTTTCCTGGGCCTCGACGATGTTCGCCTTCAACTCGCTGCCGCCGGATCCGCAGATGGTCGGCGAGCGCTGGCGGGAGATGTGGTTCGAACGCCTCGAGGGCAGCGGCCTGTGGCTCGAGAAGTGGCTGCGCCACCAGCGCCGGGACGCCTACTGGCGCCATGGCTCGGTCTGCGAGGATTGGGATGCCATCCAGTGCCCGGTAATGGCCGTCTCCGGCTGGGCCGACGGCTACACCAATTCCGTGTTCCGGTTGCTCGCCGGCCTCAAGGTGCCGCGACTGGGGCTGGTTGGCCCCTGGAGCCACAAGTATCCCCACCAGGGTGTCCCCGGGCCGGCGATCGGTTTTCTGCAGGAATGCCTGCGCTGGTGGGACAAGTGGCTCAAGGGCAAGGAGACCGGGATCATGGACGAACCCATGCTCCGTGCCTGGATGCAGGAATACATGCCGCCGACGACGTTCTACCAGGAGCGCCCGGGCCGCTGGGTAGGCGAGACGAGCTGGCCGTCATCGGAAATCCGCTCCCGGCGCGTGGTCCTGGCCTGGCCGGGCCTGCTCGAGGCGGAAGATGCCGAGGTCGACGAGGTGCCGATGTCGATCCAGTCTCCGCTCTCGGTGGGACGTTTTGCGGGCAAGTGGTGTTCCTACGCCGCCACGCCGGATCTTCCGCACGACCAGCGCGAGGAAGACGGCGGGGCGCTTGTGTTCGACACCGCCCGGCTGGAAACGCCACTGGAGATTCTCGGTGCGCCGCGTCTGGTCCTTGATCTGTCTGTCGACCAGCCCGTGGCGATGGTCGCGGTGCGCCTGTCCGATGTGGCCCCCGACGACAAGGCGACCCGGGTCACCTACGGCCTGCTGAACCTCACTCACCGTGACAGTTCGGAGCATCCCGAGCGGCTCGAGCCGGGGCGGCGTTACCGGGTAGAGGTCACGCTGAATCACATCGGCCACGTGTTCCCCGCCGGGAACCGCCTGCGTGTGTCGATATCGACGTCCTATTGGCCGTTGGCGTGGCCGGCGCCGCAGCCGACACGTGTGACCATCCACACCGGCGCGAGCGAGCTGGTGCTCCCCGAGCGTCCGCGGCGCGACGAGAGCGATCGCGAGATCACATTCGCCCAGCCCGAGGGCGCTCCGCCCACGCCGACCCGGCGGGTCGAGGCCGGCCAGCACAAGTGGCGTGTGGTGCGGGATCTCGAGACCGACGAATCCACCCTCGAGGTCATCAACGACGATGGCACCGTCTATCTCGAACCGGTCGATCTCGAGATGCAGCGCAAGGCGCTCGAGTGGTACAGCTACCGCGGCTACGACTACCAGTCACCGCGTGGCGAGACGCTCTGGGAGCGGGGATACCGTCGTGGCGGTTGGGCGGTACGTACCGTCACGCGCACCGTGCTGACCGCGACCTCGACCCACTTCCTGCTGCATGCCGAGCTCGATGCCTACGAAGGCGAGCACGAGGAGGAAAAGCGCGTGTTCTCCGAGAACTGGGACTACGAGATCCCGCGTGATCTCAACTGA